The window CTTGGAGTGGCTGTTCAAATCTTTATCTCCTCTCTTATTGTTTCACTACAAGGGAGTCTTATAGATAGAATTTTAGGAGATTCTGCTCATATATATATTGATGATGGGAATATTAGAGATAAACTACTATTAGTTGAAGATAACCCTATTTTTTATGGAAACTTTCCAGTTACAAGAAATAAAATAGATGGATTTCAAGAGATTATAAACTATTTAAGTAACTTTAAAGAAATTAGCGTTATCGTTCCAACCTTAGAAGGAAATGCAATCTATAGTCGCAGTGGAAAAACTACCCCTTTAAATATTAGGGGACTTGATTTAAATAACGGAGATCGTCTTTATAACATTACATCTAGAGTTATTTTAGGAGATTCTACTATTAACTCAGAAAATGTTTTAATTGGTACTCGATTGGCTAAAAATTATGAGTTACAAATTGGGGATATTATGCCACTTACTCTACCAACTGGTAAAATAGAAAGTGTTCGTATTGCTGGAATTTTTGATATGGAAAATCCATCTTCTAATGGTAACCTAGTTATTATGGACTTAAATAAAGCTCAAAGAATTTTTAATAAAAAGGGAGATATTACACATATTAATATTCAAATACAAAATGTTTTTGATGCTCCTAATTTAGCTGAACTTTTTCAAAAAAAATATCCCGATCTTGAAGTGGTTCCTTGGACTCGAGATGGTGAAAATATCTTAAAAGCTTTAAAAGCTCAAACTGCAAGTAGTTTTGTTATACAAGTTGTTGTTATGTTAGCCACTTCAATGAGTATAGCAAGTGTGCTTTTAGTAACTGTTCTTCAAAAAATGAAAGAGATTGGTATTCTTAAAGCTATGGGAGCTCTTGATAAATCAACTGGTTACTTTTTTATTATTCAAGGTGCTTTAATTGGGTTTTTAGGGTCTATTTTAGGTTTATTTTTTGGTTTAGGTATCATTGAACTATATGTTACTACCACTCAACCTAGTTTTAACATAAATATAGAACCAAAAAAGTTAGCACTAATTATATTTGTATCAACACTATCTGGAATTATTTCTGGAATTGTTCCTGCTAGAAAATGTATGAGACTAAGTCCAATAGAGGTGATAAAAGGTGAGTAATAAAGTTTTAGAGCTTTCAAAAATTGATAAAGAGTATGGGGAAAAGGTTATTACAAAAGTTCTTCAAGATATAAATTTAACATTTTACCAAGGGGAATTTATCGCTATTATAGGTCAAAGTGGAAGTGGAAAAAGTACTCTCTTAAATATCATTGGGTCTTTAGATAAACCAACTCGAGGAGAGATTATCTTTCGAGATAAAAATATTTCAAGTTTTTCAAGTGATGAAATGGCAAAATTTAGGAACGCCTCAATTGGATTTATCTTTCAGTTTCACTATCTTTTACCTGAGTTTACTGTTTTAGAAAATGTTTTAATGCCAACTTGGATTCGAACAGGCTATGATACTGAAGAGGAAAAAGAGCGAGCTTTAGAACTTTTAGAATATGTTGGTTTAAAAGATTATGTAAATAGAAGTTCTAACAATTTATCTGG is drawn from Candidatus Cetobacterium colombiensis and contains these coding sequences:
- a CDS encoding ABC transporter permease translates to MRYEFRVGINFMTHNKGQSIFIISAIALGVAVQIFISSLIVSLQGSLIDRILGDSAHIYIDDGNIRDKLLLVEDNPIFYGNFPVTRNKIDGFQEIINYLSNFKEISVIVPTLEGNAIYSRSGKTTPLNIRGLDLNNGDRLYNITSRVILGDSTINSENVLIGTRLAKNYELQIGDIMPLTLPTGKIESVRIAGIFDMENPSSNGNLVIMDLNKAQRIFNKKGDITHINIQIQNVFDAPNLAELFQKKYPDLEVVPWTRDGENILKALKAQTASSFVIQVVVMLATSMSIASVLLVTVLQKMKEIGILKAMGALDKSTGYFFIIQGALIGFLGSILGLFFGLGIIELYVTTTQPSFNINIEPKKLALIIFVSTLSGIISGIVPARKCMRLSPIEVIKGE
- a CDS encoding ABC transporter ATP-binding protein is translated as MSNKVLELSKIDKEYGEKVITKVLQDINLTFYQGEFIAIIGQSGSGKSTLLNIIGSLDKPTRGEIIFRDKNISSFSSDEMAKFRNASIGFIFQFHYLLPEFTVLENVLMPTWIRTGYDTEEEKERALELLEYVGLKDYVNRSSNNLSGGQQQRVAIARALMNRSDIILADEPTGNLDSESSKQIYKLLREINLKFKTTFIIVTHDPRISDMCDRVIEIMDGKIIKDEYKKMVE